Proteins encoded together in one Methanobrevibacter sp. window:
- a CDS encoding class I SAM-dependent methyltransferase, with the protein MSRLYGDKEDINTDKVKDFFNKRANKEFDSDLSIVLFQDKENSEQRHKEEKKLLFENIDIAGKKVIEIGCGIGRWAEALHDKCESFLGLDFSEDLIEIANNSQNYGNCKFQVMSATDIKVDELLIEPPFDVVIFSGFLMYINDGDIGKIMEEVNKIGSENMKIFAMEPISCMETRLTLKDFYSEGLESDYSAIYRTEDEYIEVFKKLNCNNIFSDDIFKDLSDHTETQYKFFIVE; encoded by the coding sequence ATGTCTAGATTATATGGAGATAAGGAAGATATCAATACAGATAAAGTAAAAGATTTCTTCAATAAAAGAGCAAATAAAGAGTTTGATAGTGATTTATCTATTGTATTATTCCAAGATAAGGAGAATTCCGAACAAAGGCACAAGGAAGAGAAAAAATTATTGTTCGAAAACATTGACATTGCTGGCAAGAAAGTCATTGAAATCGGCTGCGGAATCGGCAGATGGGCTGAGGCATTACATGATAAGTGTGAGTCATTTTTAGGCCTTGATTTCTCGGAAGATCTCATTGAAATAGCTAATAATTCACAAAATTATGGTAACTGTAAGTTCCAGGTAATGTCAGCCACTGATATTAAAGTTGATGAGCTATTGATTGAACCCCCTTTTGATGTAGTTATTTTCAGTGGATTTCTGATGTACATTAATGATGGAGACATTGGAAAGATAATGGAGGAAGTCAATAAGATAGGTTCTGAAAACATGAAAATATTTGCAATGGAACCAATTTCATGTATGGAAACAAGACTGACTCTTAAGGATTTCTATTCTGAAGGTTTGGAATCAGATTATAGTGCTATTTACAGAACTGAAGATGAATACATTGAGGTTTTTAAAAAATTGAATTGCAATAATATTTTTTCAGATGACATATTTAAAGATTTAAGCGATCATACAGAAACACAATATAAATTTTTCATTGTTGAATAA